Part of the Dermatophilus congolensis genome is shown below.
GGCATTTCGTTGGTCAGGTGCAGTCGAAGAAAGCAGTTTCGATTGCGCGCTACGCGGATGTCGTGCAGTCAGTGGATCGGCCTAAGCTTGTGACGGCTTTGGCTGGTGCTGCGAGTCGAGCGGGGCGAAGGCTTGATGTGCTGCTGCAGGTGGACCTGCGTTCGTCTGAGGCGATCTCTGAAGATCCCGGGCGGGGTGGTGTTCCCCCAGCTGAGCTTGCTCGGTTGGCTGACTTTGTAATGCAGCACAAGGATTTGCGACTACGAGGCCTGATGAGCGTCGCTCCAAGAAACGTTGAACCCGCCGCCGCATTCGCGGAACTGTTCTGTGCGCGTGAGCGTTTCTTGTGTAATCACCCCAGTGCCACTTGGCTTTCCGCGGGGATGAGCGGCGATTTTGAAGAGGCTATCCAAGCGGGGGCCACGCATGTGCGTGTCGGTAGCGCAATCCTGGGGTCCCGGTCTACGTACGGGTAGTTTGAGGCGAAATCACGCATCGGGCTCCCCGGTGTGCCGCTGATTGATGTGAAAGTCAGTGGGGGGTGGTTGTTGGCCGGAGACTCGGTCCATTAAACGTGAAGTGGAATTCAATGAGGAGCGAGCGATGGCAGGTGCCCTGCACAAGGC
Proteins encoded:
- a CDS encoding YggS family pyridoxal phosphate-dependent enzyme, whose amino-acid sequence is MSKAGAMGEGLEGTLVERECELRRNLEMVRGRIESACVRSGRSVDSVQLVVVTKFFPATDVAALVRCGVTDVGESRDQEAVAKVGEVARLCGEISLPRWHFVGQVQSKKAVSIARYADVVQSVDRPKLVTALAGAASRAGRRLDVLLQVDLRSSEAISEDPGRGGVPPAELARLADFVMQHKDLRLRGLMSVAPRNVEPAAAFAELFCARERFLCNHPSATWLSAGMSGDFEEAIQAGATHVRVGSAILGSRSTYG